From one Odontesthes bonariensis isolate fOdoBon6 chromosome 14, fOdoBon6.hap1, whole genome shotgun sequence genomic stretch:
- the LOC142398670 gene encoding tripartite motif-containing protein 16-like, protein MAQKGDQLDRESFSCSICLDLLKDPVTIPCGHSYCMNCIKGFWDRENQKRIHNCPQCRNTFTPRPVLVKSTMLADLVEQLKKTGLQAAPADHCYAGPEDVACDFCSGRKLKAIKSCSVCLASYCEEHLQPHYDVAPLRKHKLVEPSKNLQENICSRHNEVIKMFCRTDQKSICYLCSVDEHKGHDTVSAAVERTERQRELEGSRQQIQQRIQDAEKDVKLLQQEVEAINQSADETVEHSEKIFTELIRLIQKRSSDVKQQIRSHQEAEGSRVKDLQKKLEQEITELKRKDAELKQLSHTEDHSQFLLNYPSVSALSESTHSSSIKIRPLRYFEDVTAAVSELRDKLQDILREEWTNSSLRVTDVDVLLSQPEPEPEPESRADFLKYSCEITLDPNTAYRELLLSEGNRKVMVMNQPQSYSSHPDRFTGWPQVLSRESLTGRCYWEVEWSGRGGVYVAVAKKNISRAGSGTECGFGRNDKSWALRCFRNSCEFWYNKMKTSISGPQSSRVGVYLDHRAGVLSFYSVSETMTLLHRVQTTFTQPLYAGFYIGWAGDTAELCKVK, encoded by the coding sequence ATGGCTCAGAAAGGGGATCAGCTGGACCGAGAAAGCTTCTCTTGTTCGATCTGTCTGGATCTactgaaggatccggtgactattccctgtggacacagctactgcatgaaCTGTATTAAAGGTTTCTGGGATAGAGAGAATCAGAAGAGAATTCACAACTGCCCTCAATGCAGGAATACTTTTACACCGAGGCCTGTCCTGGTGAAaagcaccatgttagctgatttagtggagcagctgaagaagactggactccaagctgctcctgctgatcactgctatgctggacctgaagatgtggcctgtgatttctgctctggaagaaaactgaaagccatcaagtcctgttcagtctgtctggcctcttactgtgaggaacaccttcagcctcattatgatgtggctccattaaggaaacacaagctggtggagccctccaagaacctccaggagaacatctgctctcgTCATAATGAGGTGATTaagatgttctgccgtactgatcagaagtccatctgttatctctgctctgtggatgaacataaaggccacgacacagtgtcagctgcagtagaaaggactgagaggcagagagagctggaggggagtcggcaacagatccagcagagaatccaggacgcagagaaagatgtgaagctgcttcagcaggaggtggaggccatcAATCAGTCTGCTGATGAAACAGTGGAGCACAGTGAGAAGATCTTCACTGAGCTGATCCGTCtcatccagaaaagaagctctgatgtgaagcagcagatcagatcccaccaggaagctgaagggagtcgagtcaaagatcttcagaagaagctggagcaggagatcacagagctgaagaggaaagatgctgagctgaagcagctctcacacacagaggatcacagccagtttctgctcAACTACCCCTCAGTGTCAGCACTCAGCGAgtctacacactcatccagcatcaagatccgtcctctgaggtactttgaggatgtgacagcagctgtgtcagagctcagagataaactgcaggacatcctgagagaggaatggacaAACAGCTCACTGAGAGTCACTgatgtggatgttttactgtcacaacctgaaccagaaccagaaccagagagcagagctgacttcttaaaatattcatgtgaaatcacactggatccaaacacagcatacagagagctgttactgtcagaggggaacagaaaagtgatgGTAATGAATCAACCTCAGTCTTATTCtagtcatccagacagattcactggATGGcctcaggtcctgagcagagagagtctgactggacgttgttactgggaggtggagtggAGTGGGAGAGGAGGAGTATATGTAGCAGTCGCAAAGAAGAatatcagcagagcaggaagtGGGACTGAATGTGGATTTGGTcgtaatgacaaatcttgggcgTTAAGATGTTTCAGAAACAGTTGTGAATTTTGGTACAACAAGATgaaaacctccatctcaggtccaCAGTCCTCCAGAGtaggagtgtacctggatcacagagcaggtgttctgtccttctacagcgtctctgaaaccatgactctcctccacagagtccagaccacattcactcagccgctctatGCTGGATTTTATATCGGATGGGCTGGAGACACAGCTGAGTtgtgtaaagtgaaataa